A single Hippocampus zosterae strain Florida chromosome 19, ASM2543408v3, whole genome shotgun sequence DNA region contains:
- the igf2r gene encoding cation-independent mannose-6-phosphate receptor isoform X1 yields MFLLNHGRRRLSLGCLLCLVVRVGCLLLLSGATTATATAAEEKEAGPWYQDLCSYEWEAIDLDNKISYTLKLCDSSPLTTCGEGTAVCARNLTSNVYHSVGELSLRRLSGTVLDYNSTVKCEGNDNFIQTTIGFQCGKTMGTPEFVAVSQCVHYFEWRTYVACSSDKFKPHKEVPCFVFDTDGKKHDLNPLIKVSGGYLVDDGDDSVDFYVNICRSLSGGETRCPEGSAACVVTKNVGYNMGSPTKPLELLSNDRLRLQYDVSADATPPVFCNGHSPAVTITFICPSSRHSGSTPKMTAEANCRYEVEWVTEYACHRDYLESDTCKLTSQQHDISVDLTPLTLSSADHPYYAHSPDSDGTGSYIYYLNVCGKVPSDECSSLGEFVSSCQVKKSGDVKKVAGRYQNQTLRYSDGDLTLIYPDGAKCSTGFQRMTIINFDCNRNASNGGVGAPVFAGETDCTYYFDWQTAYACVKEKEDLLCRVTDGSKHYDLSPLTRFPGSELSGNWEAVDPKSSESDLKRFYLNVCHKVVQTGGAEGCPESAAICSVDKDQKMISLGSFLSSPQKTEKGNDIRLVYTDGDFCSKTTRIQTILTLKCKPGDLESAPILRSLSSDRCVYELEWYTAAACVLSKTQGDNCKVEDPQAGFSFDLSPLTKANGGYYNLTNDNYDYYINVCGPVTAATCPEKAGACQVESSSWSLGQANSRLSYYDGLLQLTYSNGSQYNNQQHTLRSTLISFLCDPEAGAGKPEFQVEDKYTYNFHWYTSYACPERPHECLVTDPKTLDQYDLSSLSYPSSGSNWQAMDLSDSAALRKYYINVCRPINAVKGCDRHASVCQMKYTTTEGYPQEVVSVSNMGVSKRGPIIEGRDRLLLEFTDGAPCESDGLKLTYTSRIHLVCTRGMLSMGPRFLIYQNCTANFIWETRAACAITTTKNSSCAVIDPNTGLELNLQPLASKTGYKTSGNGKDFLLNICSDQADCGAGMAGCELEEGHPISPVGVEKTLQYSTDGLLKLTYKGPRDDSTATRDTFTINLVCDANAHSGSLKLLREDLNTLPSHVVHDVLFEFSTALACVPAPVDCRVIDSRGNEYDLSHLVRGGEDNPWVAIDTDAVKSRSFYINVCRPLPSLKDCPVGPLGACAVIDGASYSLGLVQASPQVAEDGSISILYHHGDQCGATSRYSTRIILLCGDSPGSPMFDRQDGCEYVFIWRTSEACPIRKSQGDECRVRDPRSGFEFNLSSLKGKDYPVRSDKYIYHLSVCGGLQRGVCTGKDTGDDTVSSCQVDGSNHKIAGVANQRLIFVGDQLILNYTNGETCHKIYQRSTEIHFSCHPDMHPGVPEFIKETPDCTYLFNWATALACLPVKTTSCSSHDSQGHSYDLSPLAMEARNWEVTASTEDTSKRFYINICRSLVPQGGSWKCPSGSASCVKIGDQYVSLGHVTSGPTWDTSVLKLQYSGGQACPDGVRNRSTIIRFKCDKDQVDSRPTLISAIEDCLYTFVWLTAAACPLNSSQHDGCRVANPATGHLFDLNSLRRDGGYTVYDHDNHSRMFRVNICADMANAGCNPGTAVCIKDVNTALSGGQTSGKLSYKDHVVELMYEGGSPCPANPALKHNTVIHFICRPPSMSSALPAPVLIDSNADTCTHLFAFHTHLVCEQPVTCSVRNGSNTIDLSPLIHFTGYYTATDDAVDENDDSPDFYINICQPLNPIPGVTCPPGAVVCMDPDNGPPIDIGRTTSGPQISATGDVSITYFSSTRCASNLAQNYTSTIIFTCQRGVELGSPHMLRLQGCVYVFEWATPIVCSDATHTSGCKLVDTQLQYTFDLSTLTGQVQVPLDTSTSYLINVCSSVAEPTCNDAAICRVAGSGKSAVSFGISKAMTMDFKHEEQAVLMQYGGGDPCPPMTHEGEPCVFPFTFMKRSYTECTTDDRTDGKKWCATTGNYDKDKKWGFCEPASAKRRSSILFTCDPSAGHGSPQLLSETAGCSATFQWRTSAVCAPRKMECKLVSQHQTFDLRGLSSITKPWKFNHDGDSYFVNLCQGIHIGPPGCDEGATVCRHAADGTTQTLGRVHTQKMSYKDAMISVNYSAGDASCGNGVPAKTEIQLSCGTTLGHPAIINIDRASCLFVIGWETRLACAVKQREVEMVNGTIQNPNTGARLSLGELYFSPHQASGDIRDNGDHYIYHIQLSGLTNSSLPTCVGANICQVKLNGAYRRRIGSSSKAKYCIKGGNLDVTVSSDSTCGRERTKTASSTIMFQCNPTAGVGIPKFMRETDECQYMFVWHTDAVCGLTTVDTQTQDDEDSDLPALSRRSQVLAVLLSLLMAGVSVCLLALVLRKRERRELMMQKVAGCCRRGNQVSYKYSKVNMDEDAGEDEMEWLMEELEAPSATSSTLSFSSSQRGRSHQSNGHIKTKPVNTDGLRSFSLDEQEDDSEDEVLSVPGVRVVKSSIAHRSVFLQEESDEDLVGLLDEPERKRRSQKARSAAGRHNNNAAPKAKREDDDDNSDEDLLRV; encoded by the exons GGTACTCCAGAGTTTGTGGCCGTTTCCCAGTGCGTGCATTACTTTGAGTGGAGGACCTACGTGGCCTGCAGCAGCGACAAGTTCAAACCTCACAAAGAG gtgccCTGCTTTGTCTTTGACACCGACGGGAAGAAGCATGACCTCAACCCACTGATCAAAGTCAGCGGCGGTTACCTGGTAGACGACGGGGACGACAGCGTCGACTTCTACGTCAACATCTGCCGCAGCCTCA GTGGCGGAGAAACACGCTGTCCGGAAGGTTCTGCCGCCTGCGTGGTTACGAAGAATGTAGGCTACAACATGGGCTCTCCCACAAAGCCTTTAGAGCTCCTATCCAACGACAG ACTGAGGCTGCAGTACGACGTGAGCGCCGACGCGACTCCTCCCGTCTTCTGTAACGGACACTCTCCCGCCGTCACCATCACCTTCATCTGTCCATCAAGCAGACATTCG GGCAGCACTCCAAAAATGACGGCGGAGGCCAACTGCCGCTACGAAGTGGAATGGGTGACGGAGTACGCATGCCACAGGGATTATTTGGAGAGCGACACATGCAAACTCACCAGCCAGCAGCATGACATCTCCGTCGACTTGACGCCACTCACCTTGAGCT CTGCAGACCATCCCTACTATGCCCATTCGCCAGACAGCGACGGGACCGGAAGCTACATTTATTACTTGAACGTGTGTGGAAAAGTGCCGTCGGACGAATGCAGCAGCCTGGGGGAGTTTGTTTCCTCCTGCCAAGTGAAGAAGTCGGGCGACGTGAAGAAAGTGGCCGGGAGATACCAAAACCAGACTCTGCG ttaTTCCGACGGAGATCTGACTCTGATCTACCCCGACGGCGCCAAGTGCTCCACCGGCTTCCAGAGGATGACCATCATCAACTTTGACTGCAACAGGAACGCAT ccaATGGCGGTGTGGGGGCCCCCGTGTTTGCCGGGGAGACGGACTGCACGTATTACTTTGACTGGCAGACCGCGTACGCCTGCGtcaaggagaaagaggatcttCTGTGTCGGGTTACTGATGGCAGCAAGCATTATGATCTTTCGCCCCTCACTCGCTTCCCTG GGTCAGAGTTGAGTGGCAACTGGGAGGCGGTGGATCCCAAATCCTCCGAGTCAGATTTGAAGCGCTTCTACCTCAACGTTTGCCACAAAGTCGTACAAACAGGAGGCGCCGAGGGCTGCCCGGAGAGTGCGGCCATTTGTTCCGTAG ACAAAGACCAGAAGATGATCAGCCTGGGCAGCTTCCTCTCATCCCCCCAGAAGACCGAAAAGGGAAACGACATCAGACTGGTGTACACTGATGGAGACTTTTGCAGCAAAACCACACGGATTCAAACTATCCTGACGCTTAAGTGCAAACCAG GAGATCTGGAGAGTGCCCCCATCCTCCGCAGTCTTTCATCGGATCGCTGCGTGTACGAGCTGGAGTGGTACACGGCGGCCGCGTGCGTCCTCTCCAAGACGCAAGGGGACAACTGCAAGGTGGAGGACCCGCAGGCCG GCTTCTCTTTCGACTTGTCGCCACTCACCAAAGCTAACGGCGGCTATTACAACTTGACCAACGACAACTACGACTACTACATCAACGTGTGCGGCCCGGTCACAGCCGCCACCTGTCCTGAAAAGGCCGGCGCTTGTCAGGTCGAATCGAG TAGTTGGAGTCTGGGGCAGGCAAACTCACGGCTGTCCTACTATGACGGCCTTCTCCAGTTGACTTACAGCAACGGCTCGCAGTACAACAACCAGCAACACACGCTCCGATCCACCCTCATCTCCTTCCTCTGCGACCCCGAAGCCGGTGCTGGAAAACCAGAATTCCAG GTGGAAGACAAGTACACATATAACTTTCACTGGTATACATCGTACGCATGTCCCGAGAGGCCTCACGAGTGTCTGGTGACCGATCCAAAAACTTTGGACCAATATGACCTGTCCAG CCTGTCTTACCCCTCATCCGGCAGCAACTGGCAGGCCATGGACCTGTCCGACTCCGCCGCCCTGCGGAAGTACTACATCAACGTATGTCGGCCCATCAACGCCGTTAAGGGCTGCGACCGCCACGCGTCCGTCTGCCAGATGAAGTACACAACCACCGAG GGCTACCCGCAAGAAGTGGTGTCTGTAAGTAACATGGGTGTCTCCAAACGCGGCCCCATCATCGAAGGCCGCGACCGGCTGCTGCTGGAGTTCACAGACGGTGCCCCCTGCGAGTCAGACGGCCTAAAGCTGACGTACACCAGCCGAATCCACCTGGTGTGCACCAGGGGAATGCTG TCAATGGGCCCGCGATTCCTCATATACCAGAACTGCACTGCCAACTTCATCTGGGAGACGAGAGCTGCCTGTGCCATCACCACTACCAAGAACAGT AGCTGCGCTGTGATAGATCCCAACACCGGCCTGGAGTTGAACCTGCAGCCGCTCGCCTCCAAGACCGGATACAAGACCAGCGGCAACGGAAAGGACTTCTTG CTGAACATCTGCTCAGATCAGGCCGATTGCGGCGCGGGAATGGCGGGCTGCGAACTGGAAGAAGGTCATCCCATCAGCCCAGTGGGGGTGGAGAAGACCCTACAGTACTCCACGGATGGCCTCCTCAAACTGACATATAAGGGACCCCGTGATGATTCTACAG CAACGCGGGACACCTTCACCATTAACTTGGTGTGCGATGCAAACGCACATTCGGGATCATTGAAGCTACTACGTGAGGACTTGAACACCCTGCCCAGCCACGTGGTCCACGACGTCCTCTTCGAGTTCTCCACCGCACTGGCGTGCGTCCCCGCGCCGGTGGACTGCCGCGTCATCG ATTCCCGTGGCAACGAGTACGACTTGAGTCACCTGGTCCGAGGCGGAGAGGACAACCCCTGGGTTGCCATAGATACGGACGCGGTGAAATCGCGCAGCTTTTACATTAATGTCTGCAGACCCCTCCCCTCTCTGAAGGACTGTCCCG TGGGTCCTTTGGGCGCTTGTGCCGTAATTGATGGAGCCAGTTACAGCCTGGGTCTGGTCCAGGCCAGCCCGCAGGTGGCGGAGGACGGCTCCATCAGCATCTTGTATCACCACGGGGACCAGTGCGGCGCGACGTCTCGCTACTCCACACGCATCATCTTGCTGTGTGGCGACAGCCCA ggCTCCCCGATGTTCGACCGGCAGGACGGTTGCGAGTACGTCTTCATTTGGCGGACCTCCGAAGCCTGTCCCATCAGGAAGTCGCAAG GTGACGAGTGCCGCGTCCGAGACCCGAGAAGTGGCTTTGAGTTCAACCTGAGCTCCCTGAAGGGCAAAGATTACCCAGTGAGGAGCGACAAGTACATCTACCACCTGTCGGTGTGCGGCGGCCTCCAGAGGGGCGTCTGCACCGGCAAAGACACGGGCGACGACACCGTCTCCTCGTGCCAGGTGGACGGAAGCAACCACAAGATAGcag GGGTGGCGAACCAGCGTCTGATCTTCGTGGGAGATCAGCTGATCTTGAACTACACCAACGGCGAGACATGTCACAAGATCTACCAGCGGTCCACAGAGATCCACTTCTCCTGCCACCCTGACATGCACCCT gGGGTGCCAGAATTCATCAAGGAGACTCCAGATTGCACCTACTTGTTCAACTGGGCAACCGCATTGGCGTGCCTCCCTGTCAAAACCACCAGCTGCTCATCCCA TGACAGTCAGGGCCACTCCTATGACCTCTCACCTCTGGCCATGGAGGCCCGCAACTGGGAGGTGACGGCTTCGACAGAGGACACCAGCAAGAGATTCTACATCAATATCTGCAGGTCGCTGGTGCCGCAGGGAG GTTCGTGGAAGTGTCCCTCCGGCAGTGCATCCTGCGTGAAGATCGGAGACCAATACGTGAGTCTGGGTCATGTGACGAGCGGCCCCACGTGGGACACGAGCGTGCTGAAGCTGCAGTACAGCGGCGGCCAAGCCTGTCCTGACGGAGTCCGCAACAGGAGTACCATCATTCGCTTCAAGTGCGACAAAGACCAAGTT GACTCTCGTCCAACTCTCATTTCCGCCATTGAGGACTGTTTGTACACCTTCGTGTGGTTAACGGCCGCTGCCTGCCCATTGAACAGCAGCCAGCACGACGGCTGCAGAGTCGCCAATCCAGCTACAG GTCACTTGTTTGACCTGAACAGCCTGAGACGGGATGGCGGTTACACGGTGTACGACCACGACAACCACAGCAGGATGTTCCGCGTCAACATTTGCGCGGACATGGCCAACGCCGGCTGTAACCCAGGAACCG CGGTGTGCATTAAAGACGTCAACACTGCGCTGAGCGGTGGCCAGACCAGTGGGAAACTCTCGTACAAGGATCACGTGGTGGAGCTGATGTATGAGGGAGGAAGTCCATGCCCCGCCAATCCCGCCCTCAAGCACAACACCGTCATCCACTTCATCTGCCG ACCACCCAGTATGAGCTCTGCCCTACCGGCACCAGTCCTCATTGACTCCAACGCAGACACGTGCACGCATTTGTTTGCCTTCCACACTCACCTTGTGTGCGAGCAGCCT GTCACATGTTCTGTCCGGAACGGCTCCAACACGATTGACCTATCTCCTCTGATCCACTTCACTGGATACTACACCGCCACAG ACGACGCGGTGGACGAAAATGATGACTCTCCAGACTTTTACATCAACATTTGTCAGCCTCTGAACCCCATTCCCGGTGTCACCTGCCCGCCTGGCGCCGTAGTCTGTATGGACCCAGACAACGGACCCCCAATT GACATCGGGCGGACGACGAGCGGCCCTCAGATCAGCGCCACGGGCGATGTGTCCATCACTTATTTCAGCTCCACCCGATGTGCTTCGAACCTGGCACAAAACTACACCTCCACCATCATCTTCACCTGCCAGCGAGGCGTGGAGCTG GGATCCCCGCACATGCTGAGGCTGCAGGGCTGCGTTTACGTTTTTGAATGGGCGACCCCTATCGTGTGTTCTGATGCCACCCACACCAGCGGATGCAAACTGGTTGACACTCAGCTGCAGTACACTTTTGACTTGTCGACGTTGACAGGCCAAGTGCAG GTTCCGCTGGACACCTCCACCAGCTACCTCATCAATGTGTGCAGCTCGGTGGCCGAGCCCACTTGCAACGACGCCGCCATTTGTCGCGTGGCGGGCTCGGGCAAATCGGCGGTGTCGTTCGGCATCAGCAAGGCCATGACCATGGATTTCAAGCACGAAGAGCAAGCCGTGCTGATGCAGTACGGCGGCGGCGATCCGTGCCCACCCA TGACGCATGAAGGTGAGCCGTGCGTGTTCCCCTTCACGTTCATGAAGCGGTCGTACACTGAATGCACCACGGATGACAGGACCGATGGCAAAAAGTGGTGCGCCACGACCGGCAACTATGACAAGGATAAAAAATGGGGCTTCTGCGAGCCAG CCTCTGCCAAGCGCCGGTCGTCCATCCTGTTTACCTGCGACCCGTCCGCGGGGCACGGCTCCCCGCAGCTGTTGTCGGAAACGGCGGGATGCTCGGCAACCTTCCAGTGGCGAACGAGCGCCGTGTGCGCCCCGCGGAAGATGGAGTGCAAGCTGGTCAGTCAGCATCAAACCTTCGACCTGCGAGGCCTCTCTTCCATCACAAAGCCGTGGAAGTTCAACCACGACGGCGACTC GTATTTCGTCAACCTGTGTCAGGGGATTCATATAGGACCGCCGGGTTGTGACGAGGGGGCCACCGTGTGTCGGCACGCGGCAGACGGAACCACACAGACGCTGGGCCGCGTCCACACTCAGAAGATGAGTTACAAGG ACGCCATGATTTCGGTCAACTATTCAGCCGGCGACGCCTCTTGCGGTAACGGCGTGCCAGCAAAGACGGAGATCCAGCTGAGTTGCGGCACCACTCTCGGACACCCGGCCATCATCAA CATCGACAGGGCATCCTGCCTCTTTGTGATCGGCTGGGAGACCCGCTTGGCATGCGCCGTCAAGCAGCGTGAGGTCGAGATGGTCAACGGCACCATTCAGAACCCCAACACGGGCGCCCGCCTCAGTCTCGGGGAGCTTTATTTCAG tCCGCACCAAGCCTCCGGAGACATCAGAGATAACGGCGACCACTACATCTACCACATCCAACTGTCCGGGCTCACCAACAGCTCTCTGCCCACCTGCGTGGGCGCCAACATATGCCAGGTCAAACTCAACGGAGCCTACAGACGGCGGATCGGATCCTCCAGCAAGGCCAAATATTGCATTAAAG GTGGCAACCTGGACGTGACGGTGTCCTCGGACTCGACGTGCGGGCGCGAGAGAACCAAAACGGCGTCGTCCACCATCATGTTTCAGTGCAACCCGACGGCTGGCGTGGGCATCCCCAAGTTCATGCGGGAGACTGACGAGTGCCAGTACATGTTCGTGTGGCACACCGACGCCGTGTGTGGCCTCAC GACTGTGGACACACAGACGCAAGATGACGAAGACAGCGACCTCCCGGCTCTTTCCAGGAGGAGTCAGGTGTTGGCCGTGTTGCTGAGCCTCCTGATGGCGGGCGTGAGCGTTTGTCTACTCGCGCTGGTGCTGCGCAAGCGAGAGCGAAG AGAATTGATGATGCAGAAGGTGGCCGGCTGCTGCAGGAGAGGCAACCAGGTCTCCTATAAATATTCCAAG GTGAACATGGACGAAGATGCGGGCGAAGACGAGATGGAGTGGCTGATGGAGGAACTCGAGGCTCCTTCTGCGACCTCTTCCACTTTGTCCTTCTCCTCTTCGCAACGGGGCCGCAGTCACCAAAGCAACGGGCACATCAAAACCAAGCCGGTCAACACGGACGGCCTTCGTTCCTTCTCGTTGGACGAGCAGGAGGACGACAGCGAGGACGAGGTGCTCAGCGTTCCCGGAGTGCGTGTGGTCAAGTCATCCATCGCCCATCGCAGCGTTTTCCTGCAG GAGGAGAGCGACGAAGATCTGGTGGGCCTCCTGGATGAGCCCGAACGAAAGCGTAGGAGCCAGAAAGCTcgctcggcggccggccgccaCAATAACAACGCGGCACCTAAAGCCAAGcgggaggacgacgacgacaacaGCGATGAGGACCTCCTGCGGGTGTAA